In Carassius auratus strain Wakin chromosome 36, ASM336829v1, whole genome shotgun sequence, the following are encoded in one genomic region:
- the LOC113055172 gene encoding kelch repeat and BTB domain-containing protein 8-like — MAASGDIGKLLQVQNGTPASTSYNGVDALHACNILQQLKALYDEAQLTDIVVEVDHGKTFSCHRNVLAAISPYFRSMFTSGLTESSQREVRIVGVESESMHLVLDYAYTSRVTLTESNVQALFTAASIFQIPALQDQCAQFMISRLDPQNCIGVFMFADAYGHQELWERSQDYIRKKFLCVMGEHEFLHLTKEQLVSILNSDDLNVEKEEHVYESIVHWLEYDCSRREADLPEVFAKCIRLPLLDEAFLSRIPPAFALALCRDSSDKGRLNGTNGCPQRLGMTASEMVICFDAAHKHSGKKQTVPCLDVAAGKVYKLCKPPNDLREVGILVSSENDIFIAGGYRPSNSEVCIDHRAESDFWQYEHAGNRWLPRSPMLRARIGCKLIHCYGKLYALGGRVYEGDGRNALKSVECYDARDNCWTAVSAMPVAMEFHSTVEYKDRIYVLQGEYFFCFDPRKDYWGHLPSMNVPRTQGLAALYKNCIYYIAGICRNHQRTFTVEVYDIEQNTWCRKRDLPFEQATSPYIKVLLLQGRLHLFVRATQVMVEELVFRTSRKNSLYQYDDEADQWTKVYETPDRLWDLGRHFECVVAKLYPQCLQKVL, encoded by the exons ATGGCTGCCAGTGGAG ACATAGGAAAGCTGTTACAAGTACAGAATGGGACTCCAGCAAGCACAAGCTACAATGGGGTAGATGCCCTACATGCCTGTAACATTCTCCAGCAGCTTAAAGCCTTGTACGACGAAGCTCAGCTGACTGACATTGTCGTGGAAGTGGACCATGGCAAGACATTCTCTTGTCACAGAAATGTCCTCGCTGCCATCAGCCCATACTTCAG ATCCATGTTCACAAGTGGCCTTACAGAGAGCAGTCAGCGGGAGGTGCGGATTGTTGGTGTTGAATCAGAGTCCATGCATTTGGTTCTGGACTATGCGTACACCTCACGGGTCACTCTCACGGAGTCTAACGTGCAGGCACTGTTCACCGCTGCCAGCATCTTCCAAATCCCAGCCCTCCAAGACCAATGTGCCCAGTTCATGATCAGCCGTTTGGACCCTCAGAACTGCATTGGGGTCTTCATGTTCGCAGATGCTTATGGCCACCAGGAGTTGTGGGAGCGCTCGCAGGATTACATCCGCAAGAAGTTCCTGTGCGTGATGGGAGAGCATGAGTTCCTTCATCTGACCAAAGAACAGCTGGTCAGCATTCTCAACAGTGATGATTTGAATGTGGAAAAAGAGGAGCACGTGTATGAAAGCATCGTGCACTGGCTGGAGTATGACTGTTCGCGGCGGGAGGCGGATTTACCTGAGGTTTTTGCCAAATGCATCCGCCTGCCCCTACTGGACGAGGCCTTTCTGAGCCGTATACCTCCAGCCTTCGCGCTGGCCTTGTGCAGGGATTCCTCGGACAAAGGTCGGCTAAATGGCACCAATGGCTGCCCACAGCGGCTGGGTATGACTGCATCAGAGATGGTCATCTGCTTCGACGCGGCTCACAAGCACTCAGGGAAGAAGCAGACTGTACCTTGCCTGGACGTTGCTGCCGGGAAGGTGTATAAGCTGTGCAAGCCTCCTAATGACCTCAGAGAGGTTGGCATTTTGGTCTCATCAGAGAACGACATCTTCATTGCCGGAGGCTATCGGCCGAGCAATAGTGAGGTGTGCATTGACCATCGTGCAGAGAGCGACTTCTGGCAGTATGAACATGCTGGCAACAGGTGGCTCCCGCGATCACCCATGCTGCGGGCACGCATCGGCTGCAAGTTAATACACTGCTACGGGAAACTCTATGCTCTGGGTGGTCGAGTGTATGAAGGGGATGGACGAAATGCTTTGAAGTCTGTGGAGTGCTATGATGCCAGAGACAACTGCTGGACAGCGGTCAGTGCCATGCCAGTGGCCATGGAGTTCCACAGCACAGTAGAGTATAAGGACCGCATCTATGTGCTGCAAG GAGAATACTTCTTCTGTTTTGACCCCCGCAAAGACTATTGGGGGCATTTACCATCTATGAACGTTCCCCGCACTCAAGGCTTGGCGGCCCTGTACAAAAACTGCATCTACTACATCGCAGGCATCTGCAGGAACCACCAGCGCACGTTTACCGTGGAAGTGTACGACATCGAGCAGAACACCTGGTGCCGTAAAAGAGACCTCCCCTTCGAGCAAGCCACCAGCCCCTACATCAAGGTGCTTCTGCTTCAGGGCAGATTGCATCTGTTTGTTCGAGCCACGCAAGTCATGGTAGAAGAACTTGTATTTCGTACCAGCCGCAAGAACTCTCTCTACCAGTATGACGATGAAGCCGACCAATGGACAAAGGTCTATGAGACACCGGACCGCCTCTGGGACCTTGGCCGCCATTTTGAGTGCGTGGTGGCCAAACTATATCCTCAGTGTCTTCAGAAAGTGCTGTGA